From the Mycoplasmatota bacterium genome, one window contains:
- a CDS encoding oligosaccharide repeat unit polymerase, with product MKKLSKFALTTLIIQTILTLGLNWVFFLIYYRLFKYSFLSTNKVNYEVSHIDLFFNKDCKKLSIISIVTYFIFILFSSFTLLLINDTDFFYILNFQLWSFVKGHFLDAILLSVIIFLFLTYAYKILIKNVYFNIYKKNHVYFNNYSELDLVSFIIISILTLGWFYILYLFTLGIYELYLYWINKYNNKTNYYFSTFGIISLFLIGFMNVILVYYLVINHVYFNFISLYLIILFMLNTILSYGFFEFKMRKFLNGDLIILNKNQDKIFKPYINKKILLLCSFIIFVSLFYSIYRINDLNELSLNTYDNINIANLKCEQFDSNSICFNRNLNMNNEEFSIWTTPIASNQNYKYHQQLIVSMIRPSEIKNEAIQTSYKVNDVFYTSPGQVYAYENAYIFVQTYYKRISKNYVPVFNIVKNLELVTEINDIDIHLSILDNNVYIYDFMSETFSKYDRNYNYIDTTRLMIDNLNISIKSNHNNLYGYHIANETTSLHIVSNNIEKLKFFISYINPFVYDELVFYLHNSFSQISQEERYHRTDVELLTFRVLRNTKHISYYNDRFYLYMDNIADINHSMNLSYINSENNELIEYLDKEIDQIPKVLTNQINVKYLNKQSRILYTDNYDVDFPVNDNKIISLFLEGDHDFSGTITFDFSIKSIKQYFDNENITHETLTINN from the coding sequence ATGAAAAAATTATCAAAATTTGCTTTAACAACTTTGATTATCCAAACAATCCTTACATTAGGTTTAAATTGGGTCTTTTTCTTAATATACTATCGTTTGTTTAAATATTCATTTTTATCAACGAATAAAGTAAATTATGAAGTTAGCCATATTGATTTATTTTTTAACAAAGATTGTAAAAAATTATCTATAATTTCAATTGTTACCTACTTTATTTTTATATTATTTTCTTCTTTTACACTACTATTAATTAATGATACTGATTTTTTTTACATATTGAATTTTCAATTATGGTCATTTGTTAAAGGACATTTTTTAGATGCTATCCTACTTTCTGTCATTATCTTTCTTTTTCTAACCTATGCTTATAAAATTTTAATTAAAAATGTTTATTTTAATATTTATAAAAAGAATCATGTCTATTTTAATAATTATAGTGAATTAGATTTAGTGAGTTTTATAATCATCTCCATTCTAACATTAGGTTGGTTTTATATATTATATTTGTTTACTTTAGGTATCTATGAACTATATCTTTATTGGATAAATAAATATAATAATAAAACAAATTACTATTTTAGTACATTTGGTATTATTTCTTTATTTTTAATCGGATTTATGAATGTCATTTTAGTTTATTATCTTGTGATTAATCATGTGTATTTTAATTTTATATCACTATATTTAATTATATTATTTATGTTAAACACGATTTTGAGTTATGGTTTTTTTGAATTTAAAATGCGTAAATTTTTAAATGGTGATCTTATTATTTTAAACAAAAATCAAGATAAAATATTTAAACCTTATATTAATAAAAAAATTCTTCTTTTATGTTCATTTATTATTTTTGTATCATTGTTTTACTCAATTTATAGAATTAATGACTTAAACGAACTATCATTGAATACATATGATAATATCAATATAGCAAATCTAAAATGTGAACAATTTGATTCAAATTCAATTTGTTTTAACCGTAATTTAAATATGAATAACGAAGAATTTTCTATATGGACAACACCGATTGCATCAAATCAAAATTATAAATATCACCAGCAATTAATTGTATCTATGATTCGTCCATCAGAAATTAAAAATGAAGCAATTCAAACGAGTTATAAAGTTAATGATGTTTTTTATACATCCCCAGGTCAAGTATACGCTTATGAGAATGCTTATATATTTGTTCAGACGTATTATAAACGTATATCAAAGAACTATGTACCAGTATTCAATATCGTTAAAAATCTTGAACTAGTAACTGAAATAAATGATATTGATATTCATTTATCTATTTTAGATAATAATGTCTATATCTATGATTTTATGAGCGAAACATTTTCTAAATACGATAGGAATTATAATTATATTGATACGACAAGATTAATGATTGATAATTTAAATATTTCAATAAAGTCAAACCATAATAATCTCTACGGATATCATATAGCCAATGAAACGACTTCTTTACATATTGTATCTAACAATATTGAGAAATTGAAATTTTTCATTTCCTATATAAATCCATTTGTATATGATGAATTAGTTTTCTATTTACACAATTCTTTTTCACAAATATCACAAGAAGAAAGATATCATCGTACAGATGTTGAATTACTTACCTTCAGAGTCCTTAGAAATACTAAACATATTTCTTATTATAATGATCGATTTTATTTATATATGGATAATATTGCTGATATAAATCATAGTATGAACCTTAGTTATATTAACAGTGAAAATAATGAATTAATTGAATATTTAGATAAAGAAATTGATCAAATACCTAAAGTATTGACCAATCAAATTAATGTTAAATATTTAAATAAGCAATCTCGAATCTTATATACTGATAACTATGATGTTGATTTTCCTGTAAATGATAATAAGATTATATCGCTTTTTCTAGAAGGTGATCATGATTTTTCAGGGACTATCACTTTTGATTTTAGTATTAAATCAATTAAACAATATTTTGATAATGAAAACATAACTCATGAGACATTGACGATAAATAATTAA
- a CDS encoding YebC/PmpR family DNA-binding transcriptional regulator → MGRAFEVRKAAMAKTSAAKTKVYSRFGKEIYIAAKAGVPDPEMNLTLKHTIEKAKKAQVPADIIKRAIEKASSGTTESYTSVRYEGFGPGQSTFIVDCLTDNVNRTVSEVRNCFTKTKNKMGVSGSVSFMYNNNSIVSFTGLTEDETLEALINAEIDADIEAEDDVITVYGEPSDLYKIKTSLEEVKPEIKIDIEEISMIPMNYIKLETNDEKENFNRLVQMLNELDDVQEIYHNVELD, encoded by the coding sequence ATGGGAAGAGCATTTGAAGTCCGCAAAGCAGCTATGGCTAAAACATCTGCAGCGAAAACTAAAGTATATTCTCGTTTTGGAAAAGAAATTTACATAGCAGCAAAAGCAGGGGTTCCAGACCCAGAAATGAATTTAACTTTAAAACACACCATTGAAAAAGCAAAGAAAGCACAAGTTCCAGCTGACATAATTAAAAGAGCGATTGAAAAGGCATCCAGTGGAACAACAGAATCTTATACTTCTGTTCGTTATGAAGGATTTGGACCTGGTCAATCTACTTTCATTGTTGATTGCTTAACCGATAATGTTAATCGTACAGTCAGTGAAGTAAGAAATTGTTTCACGAAAACAAAAAATAAAATGGGTGTTTCAGGTAGTGTTTCATTTATGTATAATAATAATTCAATTGTATCCTTTACAGGTTTAACTGAGGATGAAACATTAGAAGCTTTAATTAATGCAGAAATAGATGCTGATATTGAAGCAGAAGATGATGTGATTACCGTTTATGGTGAACCATCTGATTTATATAAAATTAAAACTTCTTTAGAAGAAGTAAAACCTGAAATTAAAATAGATATTGAAGAAATATCCATGATCCCAATGAATTATATTAAATTAGAAACTAATGATGAAAAAGAGAATTTTAATCGATTAGTTCAGATGCTTAATGAACTTGATGATGTTCAAGAAATTTATCATAATGTAGAATTAGACTAA
- the typA gene encoding translational GTPase TypA, producing the protein MESLRKIINIAVIAHVDAGKSTLVDAFLSQSGVFRDNEEVVDCVMDSNDLERERGITIYSKNCSVMYKDYKINIVDTPGHADFSSEVERIIKTVDTVILLVDSSEGPMPQTRFVLEKSLALGLRPILLINKIDKKDERAEEVVNMVFDLFVELNANDEQLDFPILYGIARDGIVKYDMEDDNKNIAPLFETIISHVNHYPNYSEKPLQLQISSLAYDEYIGRLGIGRIYQGKIKEGQIVSVYNSEGKIVKRKISQVFNYTGLKRLPVPIAYSGDIVVISGISDISIGETICEEDNVIPMEKINIEEPTLSMNFLVNKSPFAGRSGKYVTSRHIKSRLEKELEVNVGLKVEPINDVEGFKVSGRGELHLSILIENMRREGYELAVSKPQVIMHRSGNTLLEPIERVVCDVPEEYSGVVITKLNLRKGNLVNMNVEKGYAKIVFLVSTRGLLGYRSEFINDTRGKGTLVRRFEKFDKHNGQIPQRINGVMISQENGDAMTYSLNNLSDRGQMIIHPGIKVYEGMIIGICNKNTDLTVNPCKNKKLTNMRSSNSDESMRLATPKIFTLEEALEFINDDELVEITPDDIRLRKKYLTLLERKRSHKVVIEEQ; encoded by the coding sequence ATGGAATCATTAAGAAAAATAATCAATATTGCTGTAATTGCCCATGTAGATGCGGGAAAATCTACTTTAGTAGATGCTTTTCTTTCTCAAAGTGGTGTTTTTAGGGATAATGAAGAAGTTGTAGATTGTGTAATGGATAGTAATGACCTAGAAAGAGAAAGAGGTATTACAATTTATTCAAAAAATTGTTCTGTTATGTATAAAGATTATAAAATAAATATTGTTGATACACCAGGGCATGCTGATTTTTCATCTGAGGTAGAAAGGATTATTAAAACGGTCGATACCGTTATTCTTTTAGTTGACTCAAGTGAAGGTCCGATGCCTCAAACACGATTTGTATTAGAAAAATCACTTGCATTAGGATTACGACCAATTCTTCTTATTAATAAAATAGATAAGAAGGATGAAAGAGCTGAAGAAGTTGTTAATATGGTTTTTGACTTATTTGTAGAGTTAAATGCCAATGATGAACAACTTGATTTTCCTATACTGTATGGGATAGCTCGAGATGGCATTGTTAAATATGATATGGAAGATGATAATAAAAATATCGCACCATTATTTGAAACAATTATTTCCCATGTAAATCATTATCCTAATTATAGTGAAAAACCATTACAACTTCAAATATCATCACTAGCATATGATGAATATATTGGACGACTAGGGATTGGAAGAATCTATCAAGGGAAAATAAAAGAAGGTCAGATTGTTTCAGTATACAATAGTGAGGGTAAAATAGTTAAACGAAAAATATCACAAGTATTTAACTACACAGGTCTTAAAAGACTCCCTGTTCCAATTGCGTATAGTGGTGATATTGTCGTTATTTCAGGAATTAGTGATATCTCTATTGGTGAAACAATTTGTGAGGAAGATAATGTTATTCCAATGGAAAAAATAAATATTGAAGAACCCACATTATCGATGAATTTTCTAGTTAATAAATCACCTTTTGCTGGTCGTAGTGGTAAGTATGTAACTTCAAGACATATAAAAAGTCGCTTAGAAAAAGAATTAGAAGTTAATGTAGGCTTAAAAGTCGAACCAATTAATGATGTTGAAGGATTTAAAGTATCAGGAAGAGGCGAACTTCATTTATCGATACTTATTGAAAATATGCGACGAGAAGGATATGAACTTGCTGTTTCTAAGCCACAAGTAATAATGCATCGATCAGGAAATACATTACTTGAACCAATTGAACGTGTGGTTTGTGATGTTCCTGAAGAGTATAGTGGCGTTGTTATCACAAAATTAAATTTACGAAAAGGTAACTTAGTAAATATGAATGTTGAAAAAGGTTATGCTAAAATTGTATTTTTAGTTTCAACTAGAGGTTTGTTAGGTTATCGTAGTGAATTCATTAATGATACGCGAGGTAAAGGTACATTAGTAAGAAGATTTGAAAAATTTGATAAACATAATGGGCAAATTCCACAACGAATCAATGGTGTAATGATATCTCAAGAAAATGGAGATGCGATGACATACTCACTAAATAATTTAAGTGACCGAGGTCAAATGATCATTCACCCAGGTATAAAGGTTTATGAAGGAATGATAATTGGTATATGTAATAAAAATACCGATTTAACTGTTAATCCATGTAAAAATAAAAAGTTAACCAATATGCGTTCGTCAAATAGTGATGAATCAATGCGCTTAGCTACACCAAAAATCTTTACATTAGAAGAAGCATTAGAATTTATCAATGATGATGAATTAGTTGAAATAACTCCAGATGATATTCGTTTAAGAAAAAAATATTTAACTTTATTAGAAAGAAAAAGAAGTCATAAAGTCGTCATAGAGGAACAATAA